In one window of Rhodopseudomonas palustris HaA2 DNA:
- a CDS encoding type II toxin-antitoxin system HicA family toxin — protein MGGGRLPIINGRRVIQALMRTGFVVDRIVGSHHVLVYPGDPARTVTVPVHAGRDLKPGTLRAIIRQTGLTVDEFSELL, from the coding sequence ATGGGCGGCGGACGGCTGCCGATCATCAACGGCAGGCGTGTGATTCAGGCGCTTATGAGAACGGGTTTCGTCGTCGATCGGATTGTCGGCAGTCATCATGTTCTTGTTTATCCTGGGGACCCGGCGCGAACGGTCACCGTTCCCGTTCATGCCGGACGAGACCTGAAGCCTGGCACTCTTCGTGCGATCATTCGGCAGACCGGCCTGACGGTGGACGAGTTCAGCGAACTTCTTTGA
- a CDS encoding type II toxin-antitoxin system HicB family antitoxin, translated as MAVSYSYSVILEPQEGGGFTVLVPALPEVVTEGDTEQEALANVEEAIRAILAYRRENGMAPPSDAHPEIRHVTVAA; from the coding sequence ATGGCCGTCAGCTACAGCTATTCCGTCATTCTCGAGCCCCAGGAGGGCGGCGGTTTCACCGTGCTCGTCCCGGCGCTGCCCGAGGTCGTGACCGAGGGCGACACCGAGCAGGAAGCGCTGGCCAATGTCGAGGAGGCGATCCGTGCCATTCTCGCCTATCGGCGGGAAAACGGCATGGCGCCTCCGTCCGATGCTCATCCCGAAATTCGCCACGTGACGGTGGCCGCCTGA
- a CDS encoding SURF1 family protein produces MTASPARRRGIAGMSLIALSIVAVLLSLGVWQLQRRTAKHALIAALTERLAQAPVALPPVAQWPSLTPAADEFRRVGFTATYAQQPDAMVYSSGSAVRGDISGPGTWAFLPARLPGGETVVVNAGFVPNTMQDRAYEDRVVTPLVTGQPVTLTGYLRFPEGAGALTPDPDAAKRLWFTRDVAAMAERLGWAADAGLAPFYIDLEKPVPPNGLPKPGPLGVHLRDQHMQYAITWFGLALAVTVAFGVWLWGQRRAAAAVG; encoded by the coding sequence ATGACGGCGTCGCCTGCGCGCCGGCGCGGCATCGCCGGGATGAGCCTGATCGCGCTGTCGATCGTCGCGGTGCTGCTGTCGCTCGGGGTCTGGCAATTGCAGCGCCGCACCGCGAAGCATGCGCTGATCGCGGCGCTGACCGAGCGGCTCGCGCAAGCCCCGGTGGCACTGCCGCCGGTGGCGCAATGGCCGTCGCTGACGCCCGCCGCCGACGAATTCCGCCGCGTCGGCTTCACCGCGACCTACGCGCAGCAACCGGACGCGATGGTGTATTCGTCGGGCTCGGCGGTGCGCGGCGATATTTCCGGGCCGGGCACCTGGGCGTTCCTGCCGGCGCGGCTGCCCGGCGGCGAGACCGTCGTCGTCAATGCCGGCTTCGTCCCGAATACGATGCAGGACCGCGCTTACGAGGACCGCGTGGTGACGCCGCTGGTCACCGGGCAGCCGGTGACGCTCACCGGCTATCTGCGGTTCCCGGAGGGCGCCGGGGCGCTGACGCCCGATCCGGACGCCGCGAAGCGGCTGTGGTTCACCCGCGACGTGGCGGCGATGGCGGAGCGGCTCGGCTGGGCGGCGGACGCCGGCCTCGCGCCGTTCTATATCGACCTGGAGAAACCGGTGCCGCCGAACGGCCTGCCCAAGCCCGGCCCGCTCGGCGTCCATCTGCGCGACCAGCACATGCAATATGCGATCACCTGGTTCGGCCTGGCGTTGGCGGTGACGGTGGCGTTCGGGGTCTGGCTGTGGGGGCAGCGGCGCGCCGCCGCTGCTGTCGGTTGA
- a CDS encoding DUF983 domain-containing protein — MDKPPVTLGQTVWRGVACRCPRCGEGKLYAGFLTLRPRCEVCDLDYAFIDVGDGAAVFMILIGGAIVVGCALVVEVKYQPPFWVHAALWGPLVLATTLLPLRSMKSLLIALQFHHKAQEGRLTERDPT, encoded by the coding sequence ATGGATAAGCCGCCCGTTACTCTCGGCCAAACCGTCTGGCGCGGCGTGGCCTGCCGCTGTCCGCGCTGTGGTGAGGGCAAACTGTACGCGGGCTTCCTGACATTGCGGCCGCGTTGCGAGGTCTGCGACCTCGACTACGCCTTCATCGATGTCGGCGACGGCGCGGCGGTGTTCATGATCCTGATCGGCGGCGCCATCGTGGTCGGCTGCGCGCTGGTGGTCGAAGTCAAGTATCAGCCGCCGTTCTGGGTGCACGCCGCGCTGTGGGGGCCGCTGGTGCTCGCCACCACGCTGCTGCCGCTGCGCTCGATGAAATCGCTGCTGATCGCGCTGCAGTTCCATCACAAGGCGCAGGAAGGCCGATTGACGGAGCGCGACCCGACATGA
- a CDS encoding cytochrome c oxidase subunit 3, with translation MATAHAKHHDYHLVDPSPWPFVGSVSAFVMALGAVAWMHNMFQGAPILFGVGTIGVLYTMASWWSDVIREAEFKGDHTRVVQISHRYGMILFIASEVMFFVAWFWAYFNAALFPGDPVHATREALFGGVWPPKGIETFDPWHLPLLNTLILLTSGTTVTWAHHALLHNDRKGVKQALILTVLLGAAFSCVQVYEYSHAAFSFAGNVYGATFFMATGFHGFHVLVGTIFLLVCLIRVYKGHFTPTQHLGFEFAAWYWHFVDVVWLFLFVCIYVWGHGASTMAGAH, from the coding sequence ATGGCCACGGCACACGCGAAACACCACGACTACCATCTCGTCGATCCGAGTCCGTGGCCGTTCGTAGGCTCGGTGTCGGCCTTCGTCATGGCGCTGGGCGCGGTCGCCTGGATGCACAACATGTTCCAGGGCGCGCCGATCCTGTTCGGCGTCGGCACCATCGGCGTGCTCTACACCATGGCGAGCTGGTGGAGCGACGTCATCCGCGAGGCCGAATTCAAGGGCGACCACACCCGCGTCGTGCAGATCAGCCATCGCTACGGCATGATCCTGTTCATCGCCTCGGAGGTGATGTTCTTCGTCGCCTGGTTCTGGGCCTACTTCAATGCGGCGCTGTTTCCCGGCGATCCGGTGCACGCCACCCGCGAGGCGCTGTTCGGCGGCGTCTGGCCGCCGAAGGGCATCGAGACCTTCGATCCCTGGCACCTGCCACTGCTCAACACGCTGATCTTGCTGACCTCGGGTACGACGGTGACCTGGGCGCACCACGCGCTGCTGCACAATGACCGCAAGGGCGTCAAGCAGGCGCTGATCCTGACCGTGCTGCTGGGCGCCGCCTTCAGCTGCGTGCAGGTCTACGAGTACAGCCATGCGGCGTTCTCGTTCGCCGGCAACGTCTACGGCGCGACGTTCTTCATGGCGACCGGCTTCCACGGCTTCCACGTGCTGGTCGGCACCATCTTCCTGCTGGTCTGCCTGATCCGCGTCTACAAGGGCCACTTCACGCCCACCCAGCATCTCGGCTTCGAATTCGCCGCCTGGTACTGGCACTTCGTCGACGTGGTCTGGCTGTTCCTGTTCGTCTGCATCTACGTCTGGGGCCACGGCGCCTCGACCATGGCCGGCGCGCACTGA
- a CDS encoding cytochrome c oxidase assembly protein, translating into MPDTQPNVSPNPIRRRGLGRDATVASICGLVVALMVGASFAAVPFYNWFCRTTGFNGTTQVAGVAPSSAPLARKVAVRFDSNINGLPWTFEPEQREIEVAIGQVFTAYYSVTNTAKHATTGQAAYNVTPLTVGSYFTKINCFCFTEQTLAAGETREMPVVFYVDPSFAADSENDAVKTITLSYTFYPVREPAPKPLASTAPDKRKGNL; encoded by the coding sequence ATGCCGGATACGCAGCCCAACGTTTCGCCGAACCCGATCCGTCGCCGCGGTCTCGGGCGCGATGCGACGGTTGCGTCGATCTGCGGTCTGGTGGTGGCGCTGATGGTCGGCGCGTCGTTCGCGGCGGTGCCGTTCTACAACTGGTTCTGCCGCACCACCGGGTTCAACGGCACCACGCAAGTGGCCGGCGTCGCGCCGTCGTCGGCGCCGCTGGCCCGCAAGGTCGCGGTGCGGTTCGATTCCAATATCAACGGGCTGCCGTGGACCTTCGAGCCGGAGCAGCGCGAGATCGAGGTGGCGATCGGCCAGGTCTTCACCGCGTATTACAGCGTCACCAATACGGCGAAACACGCCACCACCGGGCAGGCGGCCTACAACGTCACGCCGCTCACGGTCGGCTCCTACTTCACCAAGATCAACTGCTTCTGCTTCACCGAGCAGACGCTCGCCGCCGGCGAGACCCGCGAGATGCCGGTGGTGTTCTACGTCGATCCGTCGTTCGCCGCCGACAGCGAGAACGACGCCGTCAAGACCATCACGCTGTCCTACACGTTCTATCCCGTGCGCGAGCCGGCGCCGAAGCCGCTGGCTTCGACCGCGCCCGACAAGCGCAAGGGCAATTTATAA